In Ruminococcaceae bacterium BL-4, one DNA window encodes the following:
- the atpA gene encoding V-type ATP synthase alpha chain (Evidence 1c : Function from experimental evidences in the studied genus; PubMedId : 18060065; Product type e : enzyme) translates to MSIGTIKKVAGPLVIAEGMRDANMFDVVRVSAQRLIGEIIEIHGDQASIQVYEETSGLGPGEPVESTDAPLSVELGPGLLGSIYDGIQRPLVKIMEESGNNLHRGVEIPSLDREKVWHFIPQKKAGDPVKGGDILGTVQETEIITDRIMVPKGADGIIDSISEGDYKVTDFIAEIKGENGTKHKVTLMQKWPVRKGRPYQKKLSPDMPLVTGQRVIDTLFPIAKGGVAAVPGPFGSGKTVVQHQLAKWAEADIVVYIGCGERGNEMTDVLNEFPELKDPKTGFSLMERTVLIANTSDMPVAAREASIYTGITIAEYFRDMGYSVALMADSTSRWAEALREMSGRLEEMPGEEGYPAYLGSRLAQFYERAGRVKVLGSEDREGSLSVIGAVSPPGGDISEPVSQATLRIVKVFWSLDSDLAYKRHFPAINWLTSYSLYVDKMEKWFNSHVEPDWMSMRGRIMQILQKENELNEIVQLVGMDALSAPDRLTLEAARSIREDFLHQDAFHEVDTYTPLQKQYQMMKMVLSYYDFSNDALQKGAWIDDLVKLPVREQIGRFKYLPVDKADEEFSAIECELSKEIADILAKKEEA, encoded by the coding sequence ATGAGCATCGGAACCATAAAAAAAGTAGCCGGGCCTCTGGTTATCGCCGAAGGAATGCGGGACGCCAATATGTTTGATGTGGTACGTGTCAGTGCCCAACGTCTGATTGGCGAAATTATCGAAATTCACGGCGACCAAGCCTCCATTCAGGTCTATGAGGAGACCAGCGGACTCGGCCCCGGAGAGCCGGTAGAAAGCACTGACGCCCCACTCTCGGTAGAACTTGGGCCCGGCCTCTTGGGCAGTATCTATGACGGAATTCAGCGTCCGCTTGTTAAGATTATGGAAGAGAGCGGCAACAATCTGCATCGCGGCGTAGAAATTCCCAGCCTCGACCGAGAAAAAGTTTGGCACTTTATTCCCCAAAAGAAGGCCGGTGATCCGGTAAAAGGGGGCGATATTCTCGGCACTGTACAAGAAACCGAAATTATTACCGATCGAATCATGGTACCAAAAGGCGCCGATGGAATTATCGACTCCATCAGCGAAGGAGACTATAAAGTCACTGATTTCATTGCAGAAATAAAAGGCGAAAACGGAACCAAACATAAAGTGACACTCATGCAGAAATGGCCTGTCCGCAAAGGACGCCCTTATCAGAAAAAGCTCTCGCCGGATATGCCGCTCGTCACCGGTCAGCGCGTCATTGATACGCTGTTCCCCATCGCCAAAGGCGGTGTTGCGGCTGTTCCGGGACCTTTTGGTTCCGGTAAAACCGTTGTGCAGCATCAGCTTGCAAAATGGGCAGAAGCTGATATTGTCGTCTACATCGGCTGCGGAGAACGCGGCAACGAAATGACAGATGTTCTGAATGAATTTCCGGAATTAAAGGACCCGAAAACGGGTTTTTCTCTAATGGAACGCACCGTTTTAATCGCCAATACTTCCGATATGCCGGTTGCCGCACGTGAAGCCAGCATTTATACTGGCATCACGATTGCTGAATATTTTCGTGATATGGGATATTCTGTTGCATTGATGGCAGATTCCACCTCTCGCTGGGCAGAAGCCCTCCGTGAAATGAGCGGACGTTTGGAAGAAATGCCTGGTGAAGAAGGTTACCCTGCTTACCTCGGCAGCCGACTTGCACAATTCTATGAGCGCGCCGGACGCGTAAAAGTTCTCGGCAGTGAGGATCGGGAAGGTTCTCTTTCGGTCATCGGTGCTGTTTCTCCACCGGGCGGCGATATTTCCGAACCGGTTTCTCAGGCAACTTTGCGGATTGTCAAGGTCTTCTGGAGTCTCGACTCCGACCTTGCTTATAAGCGTCACTTCCCTGCTATCAACTGGCTAACTTCTTACTCTCTCTATGTAGATAAGATGGAAAAATGGTTTAACTCCCATGTAGAACCAGATTGGATGTCCATGCGGGGTAGAATCATGCAGATTCTGCAGAAAGAAAACGAACTCAATGAGATTGTTCAGCTGGTCGGTATGGATGCACTCTCCGCACCTGACCGCCTAACGCTGGAAGCCGCCCGCAGTATTCGTGAAGATTTTCTGCATCAAGATGCTTTTCACGAAGTAGATACTTACACCCCGCTTCAAAAGCAATATCAAATGATGAAGATGGTTCTTTCCTATTATGATTTCTCCAATGATGCGCTGCAAAAGGGAGCTTGGATCGATGATCTTGTCAAGCTGCCCGTACGTGAGCAGATCGGTCGTTTTAAGTATCTTCCCGTTGACAAGGCCGACGAGGAATTTTCCGCAATCGAATGTGAACTTTCCAAAGAGATTGCAGATATCCTCGCAAAAAAGGAGGAAGCATAA
- the atpF gene encoding V-type ATP synthase subunit F (Evidence 1c : Function from experimental evidences in the studied genus; PubMedId : 18060065; Product type e : enzyme), with translation MMYKIAVLGDRDSIYGFAALGLATFPVSDPERGAHLLRELSEQNYAVIYITESLACQIQPEIDCLRTQPLPAVILIPGISGNTGEGIRAVKRSVEQAVGSDIIFNND, from the coding sequence ATGATGTATAAAATCGCAGTACTCGGCGACCGGGACAGCATTTATGGATTCGCCGCCCTGGGTCTTGCCACCTTTCCAGTTTCTGACCCCGAAAGAGGTGCCCATCTTCTGCGGGAACTTTCGGAGCAAAATTATGCGGTAATCTATATTACCGAATCCTTAGCTTGTCAGATTCAGCCGGAAATCGACTGTCTGCGCACCCAACCGCTCCCCGCGGTTATCCTAATTCCCGGTATCTCCGGAAATACCGGAGAGGGAATCAGGGCAGTTAAGCGCAGTGTAGAGCAAGCTGTCGGTTCGGATATTATTTTTAATAATGATTAA
- the atpC gene encoding V-type ATP synthase subunit C (Evidence 1c : Function from experimental evidences in the studied genus; PubMedId : 18060065; Product type e : enzyme), whose protein sequence is MAKNLYPYAVARIRSKELSLLNFSMMDQLISAKTEEDCLNLLAGKGWDPQNGVDKMFSAEQKKTWDLLSELVPDLSVFNVFLLKNDYHNLKAAIKLRCTNTSMPSVYIPNGTIPVERIQTAVQKSEWNLLPEEMQAPAQEAFESLLHTRDGQLCDLILDKACLCAIEKAGKASDTEAIREYAELTVAAADIKIAVRAFHTGKPLSLIECSLAPCDSLDTDRLAKAATQSEEAIFDVLSTSRYADAIDSLRESASAFESWCDNLIIRQIRKELYNPFTLGPLAAFLIAKETELKSVRILLSGKRNGMSQEFIRQRMRELYVV, encoded by the coding sequence ATGGCAAAAAATCTTTATCCTTATGCAGTTGCACGAATTCGCTCAAAAGAGCTTTCTTTGCTAAACTTCTCAATGATGGATCAGCTGATCAGCGCAAAAACAGAAGAAGACTGCCTTAATCTTCTGGCAGGCAAAGGCTGGGATCCCCAAAATGGTGTCGATAAAATGTTTTCTGCCGAACAAAAAAAGACATGGGATCTTCTTTCAGAACTGGTTCCTGACTTGAGTGTTTTTAACGTTTTTCTTTTAAAAAATGACTATCACAACCTAAAAGCGGCAATCAAGCTGCGCTGTACCAATACTTCCATGCCGAGCGTTTATATTCCAAACGGAACGATTCCCGTGGAAAGAATTCAAACAGCTGTTCAAAAATCCGAGTGGAATCTTCTTCCCGAGGAAATGCAAGCTCCCGCACAGGAAGCATTTGAGTCGCTTCTCCACACGAGAGACGGACAGTTATGCGATTTAATTCTGGACAAAGCTTGTCTTTGTGCTATCGAAAAAGCCGGAAAAGCTTCTGATACCGAAGCTATTCGAGAATATGCAGAGCTAACAGTAGCCGCTGCCGATATCAAAATTGCGGTTCGCGCATTTCATACCGGAAAGCCGCTCTCTTTGATTGAATGTTCACTAGCCCCCTGCGATTCTCTCGATACCGACCGTCTGGCAAAAGCTGCAACTCAAAGCGAAGAAGCGATTTTTGACGTTCTCTCTACCAGTCGTTATGCAGATGCAATCGATTCTCTCAGAGAATCTGCTTCCGCTTTCGAAAGTTGGTGTGATAACTTAATCATTCGCCAAATTCGAAAAGAACTCTATAACCCCTTTACGCTTGGCCCTCTGGCAGCCTTTCTGATTGCCAAAGAAACAGAGCTTAAATCGGTACGAATTCTGCTCTCCGGCAAACGCAACGGGATGTCTCAAGAATTTATCCGCCAGCGCATGCGGGAACTTTATGTGGTCTGA
- the atpE gene encoding V-type proton ATPase subunit E (Evidence 1c : Function from experimental evidences in the studied genus; PubMedId : 18060065; Product type e : enzyme) produces the protein MTGLEKIIEQIKNESEETAKSIRLSAEAEAKTITGKAQIDAAEFRRAASEKIQKQVQDLKARSKSAAILQERRILLNEKLQIIEETVEDSKKDLLNLPTDEYFEVLLKIVAKYALPEKGELFLNSKDLQRMPQDFAEKADAQAKNSGGTLKLSPEAKLISGGLILSYGGIEENCSFEALFDAQKEQMQDKAATLLFPEGD, from the coding sequence ATGACCGGATTAGAAAAAATTATTGAACAGATCAAAAATGAATCCGAAGAAACCGCAAAAAGCATTCGTCTCTCTGCAGAGGCGGAAGCGAAAACGATTACCGGAAAAGCACAAATAGATGCTGCCGAATTTCGCCGGGCTGCTTCTGAAAAGATTCAAAAGCAAGTGCAGGATCTAAAGGCACGCTCAAAAAGTGCCGCCATTTTACAAGAGCGACGGATTCTGCTCAACGAAAAACTGCAGATCATCGAAGAAACAGTGGAAGATTCCAAAAAAGATCTTTTGAATCTACCCACAGATGAGTATTTTGAGGTGCTTTTAAAAATTGTCGCAAAATATGCGCTTCCAGAAAAAGGTGAACTTTTTCTGAATTCTAAAGATCTTCAGAGAATGCCACAGGATTTCGCCGAAAAGGCAGATGCTCAGGCCAAAAATTCCGGTGGAACACTAAAACTCAGTCCAGAAGCAAAATTGATTTCAGGTGGACTGATTCTTTCCTATGGCGGAATCGAGGAAAACTGCTCTTTTGAGGCACTCTTTGACGCACAAAAAGAACAAATGCAGGACAAGGCCGCCACTCTGCTTTTTCCGGAAGGAGACTGA
- the atpK gene encoding V-type sodium ATPase, K subunit (Evidence 1c : Function from experimental evidences in the studied genus; PubMedId : 18060065; Product type e : enzyme): MENLGVVFALLGAALAALLAGTGSAIGVGRTGQAAAGVVTEDPSKFGKILILQLLPGTQGIYGLIIAFLTLSNIGILGGNPNVSIAKGLLYLMACLPIAIVGLFSAISQANASVSSMGLLSKRPDQFGKSMIFPIMVETYAILALLVSILSVNAINGMNI; the protein is encoded by the coding sequence ATGGAAAATCTCGGAGTCGTATTTGCACTTTTGGGCGCTGCTCTGGCAGCTCTCCTCGCAGGAACAGGTTCTGCAATCGGTGTTGGCCGCACCGGCCAAGCTGCAGCAGGTGTTGTGACCGAAGATCCAAGTAAATTCGGTAAAATTTTGATTCTTCAACTTCTTCCTGGCACACAGGGAATTTATGGCTTAATTATCGCTTTTTTGACTCTTTCCAATATTGGTATTCTTGGTGGAAATCCAAACGTCTCCATTGCAAAAGGTCTTCTCTATCTGATGGCCTGCCTACCGATCGCCATCGTTGGCCTTTTCAGCGCTATTAGTCAGGCAAACGCTTCTGTTTCTTCCATGGGACTTCTGAGCAAACGCCCTGATCAATTCGGAAAATCCATGATTTTCCCGATCATGGTTGAAACTTATGCCATTCTTGCTCTGCTTGTTTCGATTCTTTCGGTAAATGCTATTAATGGAATGAATATCTAA
- the atpI gene encoding V-type ATP synthase subunit I (Evidence 1c : Function from experimental evidences in the studied genus; PubMedId : 18060065; Product type e : enzyme), giving the protein MAVVQMRRINLLGLRKNRKQTLELLQRRGVVEITPLNKEEDHIFQRMDVSSSKTQFQQMQQSASQALGTLDSYVPRKTSPLSALEGRKAITLKEYHTLERKREKIIEIVTAINTYEKEIHEKNAAKLKLQMQLETLHPWLSLDVPLQFCGTQKTSAFIGTMPGDVTNEMIEEAFAKALPENGIYTQIIDSTAEQTCVFLLVNRSICEKSEELLRSLGFARPTNLCESPPKEEAKRLEEKIQRADKEIRAAQDGIASYADKRDEITFLVDYFSMREEKYQVLGTLIQSRRTFLLTGYVPTENADKLSKELYETCGVAVEVENLSDQEEAPVLLKNNNFTSPMESVVESFSLPGKGEIDPSSIIAFFFYFFFGMMLSDAGYGLLMVIACGIILKKYQNMEPNLRKSIRMFFFCGISTMVWGILFGGFFGDAIQKISSTFFGHEISIPALWFTPTNNPMRLLMFCLGIGIFHLFLGVAVKGFQDWKQGAHLDVIYDVVFIYLFVGGLLLLLFTTSLFQNMANVKWDFSPMVAQVATWLTIIGAVGIVATSGRESRNPVKRILKGIFALYNNATGYLSDILSYSRLLALGLATGIIANVVNQMGTMAGGGIGGAILFIVVFLLGHTMNIGINMLGAYVHTVRLQYVEFFGKFYEGGGNKFHPFGIHTKFFKFRED; this is encoded by the coding sequence ATGGCGGTTGTACAGATGCGGCGAATCAACCTTTTGGGGCTGCGAAAAAACCGCAAACAGACTTTAGAGCTTCTTCAGCGTCGTGGAGTGGTGGAAATTACGCCTCTTAATAAAGAAGAAGATCACATTTTTCAACGAATGGACGTTTCTTCGAGCAAAACACAGTTTCAACAAATGCAGCAGTCTGCATCACAGGCACTAGGGACACTAGACTCTTACGTTCCACGAAAAACGTCTCCTCTCTCTGCCTTAGAGGGACGTAAAGCGATCACTCTAAAGGAATATCACACTCTAGAGCGAAAGCGAGAAAAAATTATTGAAATTGTAACAGCCATTAATACTTACGAAAAAGAAATCCATGAAAAAAATGCAGCAAAATTAAAGCTGCAAATGCAGCTAGAAACTTTACATCCATGGCTTTCGCTAGACGTTCCTTTGCAATTTTGCGGTACTCAAAAGACCAGTGCTTTTATTGGCACCATGCCCGGAGACGTTACCAATGAAATGATAGAGGAAGCTTTTGCAAAAGCATTGCCCGAAAACGGAATCTATACGCAAATAATTGACAGCACAGCAGAACAAACCTGCGTTTTTCTACTTGTAAACCGATCAATTTGTGAAAAGTCAGAAGAACTTTTGCGCTCTTTGGGATTCGCCCGTCCAACCAATTTATGTGAAAGTCCTCCAAAAGAAGAAGCAAAACGGTTAGAAGAAAAAATTCAAAGGGCTGACAAGGAAATCCGTGCCGCACAAGATGGAATTGCCTCTTATGCAGATAAGCGGGATGAAATTACTTTTCTTGTTGATTATTTTTCCATGCGGGAAGAAAAATATCAGGTTCTTGGAACACTAATTCAGTCAAGACGCACCTTTCTGCTTACCGGCTATGTTCCTACAGAAAATGCGGACAAGCTTTCCAAAGAACTTTATGAAACCTGTGGTGTAGCGGTAGAGGTCGAAAATCTTTCCGATCAAGAAGAAGCTCCTGTACTGCTCAAAAACAATAACTTCACTTCTCCAATGGAATCAGTTGTGGAATCTTTCAGTCTCCCCGGAAAAGGGGAAATCGATCCCTCTTCCATCATTGCATTTTTCTTTTATTTTTTCTTTGGCATGATGCTCTCTGATGCAGGCTATGGCCTTCTAATGGTCATCGCCTGTGGAATTATTCTTAAAAAATATCAGAATATGGAACCGAATCTCAGAAAATCGATTCGCATGTTCTTTTTCTGTGGAATCTCTACAATGGTTTGGGGAATTCTTTTTGGCGGATTTTTTGGTGATGCCATCCAAAAAATTTCCTCTACCTTCTTCGGACATGAGATTTCCATACCGGCATTATGGTTTACGCCGACCAATAACCCAATGCGGCTCTTGATGTTCTGCCTTGGCATCGGCATCTTTCATCTGTTCTTAGGCGTCGCTGTAAAAGGCTTTCAGGATTGGAAACAGGGCGCACACCTTGATGTTATTTATGATGTTGTTTTTATTTACCTTTTTGTGGGCGGACTGCTTCTGCTCCTTTTTACAACATCTCTATTCCAAAATATGGCGAACGTAAAATGGGACTTTTCCCCCATGGTGGCACAGGTTGCCACCTGGCTTACTATAATCGGCGCCGTTGGAATTGTTGCAACCAGTGGAAGAGAATCACGAAATCCAGTTAAACGCATTTTAAAAGGAATTTTCGCTCTTTATAATAACGCAACCGGTTATTTGAGCGATATTCTTTCTTACTCCCGTCTGCTGGCTCTCGGTCTTGCGACCGGAATTATAGCAAATGTTGTTAATCAGATGGGCACGATGGCAGGCGGAGGGATCGGCGGAGCAATTCTCTTTATTGTCGTCTTTTTGTTAGGCCATACAATGAATATCGGCATTAATATGCTGGGCGCTTATGTCCATACCGTTCGCCTGCAGTATGTAGAATTTTTTGGTAAATTCTATGAAGGCGGCGGAAATAAATTTCACCCCTTTGGCATTCATACAAAATTCTTTAAATTTAGGGAGGATTAA
- a CDS encoding putative V-type sodium ATP synthase subunit G (Evidence 3 : Putative function from multiple computational evidences; Product type e : enzyme), translated as MVRESIDTIRQTERGADQVEKDAATEKEQILQKAQEEADQIGKDAKAQAQKAEQALLQSVKVESDQFLAQEKEKALHKATLLRKSAQSRREAAKQAVLSVIFE; from the coding sequence ATGGTCAGAGAATCCATCGATACCATCCGGCAAACTGAAAGAGGCGCTGATCAGGTAGAAAAGGACGCTGCCACAGAAAAAGAGCAAATTCTTCAAAAAGCCCAAGAAGAAGCAGATCAAATTGGAAAAGATGCTAAAGCACAAGCACAAAAGGCAGAACAAGCACTTTTGCAATCCGTAAAAGTCGAATCTGATCAATTTCTCGCCCAAGAAAAAGAAAAAGCCCTGCACAAAGCAACACTGCTGCGAAAATCAGCACAATCTAGAAGGGAAGCTGCTAAGCAAGCGGTCCTTTCTGTGATTTTCGAATAA